In the Bacillota bacterium genome, GGTTTAGCGGACTGTTGGCGCATACTGTATAATAGGTGGGGTATCGCAAGGATACATACGCCGGGCGCGCTGTGCGAATCGGTGTAAGGATAGAGCGCAGACTGTTTTGTAAGACAAGGCAAGGCTGTGAGGTGAACCGGATGCCGCGAGTTCTGTTGTCTGAGCTTATCGAATTACTCCCTGAGGTGCGCCTCTCTGGCGCTTCGGATATTCAGGTATGGGTAACGGATGTTGCCTGCGACTCGCGCAAGGTCAAACCGGGTGCGCTGTTTGTGGCGATACCGGGTCAGCAGTTCGACGGACATGACTTCGTGCCGGACGCCGTAGCGCGAGGTGCGGTAGCGGTTGTGGTAGAACACCCCGTAGAGGTTACGTCAGTGCCTGTGCTGCAGGTGCCTCATGCTCGCGAGGCGCTGGCTTTGCTTGCCAACGGGTTTTATGGTTTCCCGTCGCGCAGGCTGTTGCTGGTTGGGGTGACGGGCACCAACGGAAAGACGACCACCACGCACCTCATCGCTCATGTACTTCGCACCAGCGGCTTGTCGACAGGCAGCATGGGAACTTTGGGCGCAGTTCTGGACGGGGTGGGTGAAGTGCCTATCTCCCACACCACGCCGGAGGCGCCCGATATCCAGTATGTGCTTTATACCGCTGTGCAGAACGGCGTGAAGGCAGTGGCGATGGAGGTTTCTTCTCATGCGCTGCACCAGCACCGAACGCTGGGATTGGAGTTTGACGTCGCGGTCTTCACCAACCTGACGCAGGACCACCTGGACTATCACAAGACGATGGAGAACTATGCGGCGAGCAAGCGCAGGCTCTTCGTGGACTATCCGCCGCGCAGCACCAAACATGCCCATGTCGTCTTCAATCTGGACGACCCCACAGGCAGGCAATGGTATGAGGAAAGCGTTTATGACCGATGGGGATATGGGGTATCCAGTCCGGATGCTTGCGTGCGGGCATCGGAGGTGCGCCTGTTTCCTGATGGCGTGGAGATGCGTGTGGTGACCCCCGAAGGGGAGCATCACGTGCGCGTTCCTCTTGGAGGCGCGTTTCAGGTGTACAATATTCTGGCGGCAATCACCGCTTCGCTGGCGCTGTCGCTTTCGCCCGATACTGTGGTCAATGCGTTGCGCGACGTTCCGCAGGTGCCTGGGCGATTTGAAATCGTTTCCAATCGTCGCGGCATCACGGTCATCGTGGATTACGCACATACGCCCGATGCGCTGGAGAATCTGTTGCGTTCCGCAAGGGCATTACAGCCTCGTCGTCTAATTACTGTATTTGGCTGCGGCGGCAACCGCGACCGGTCTAAACGTCCCAGGATGGGGGCTATTGCCTCTGAACTATCAGACCTTTGCGTGGTTACCTCCGACAACCCGCGCAATGAGCCGCCGGAAGCCATTATCGACGAGATACTGCAGGGCATTCGCCAACGGGAAGATGTACGGGTGGAGCCAGACCGTCGCCGTGCTATTGCTCTCGCTATAGAGAGCGCGCAGGCGGGCGACATGGTGGTGATCGCGGGAAAGGGGCATGAGACGGTGCAAATCGTTGGCGATCAGCGAATCCCGTTTGACGACAGGCAGGTTGCGCGCGAGATGCTGGAAGGTTGAACACAATGGAACCCATTACTCTGGATACTATCGCCAAAGCCATCGGTGGGGTGCTTACTGGAGAGCGAACAGCCCTCGTCAAAGGCATCGGCATTGACAGCCGGACCATTGAGGCTGGACACCTCTTCTTTGCCATACCGGGCGAGCGCACCGATGGACATCAGTACGTGCGCATGAGTGCGGAGCGGGGCGCGGTGGGCGCCGTGGTTTCACGACCGGTAGACGCGCCGCAAGGCTTTCCGCTCATCTATGTCGCAGATACCGTCTGGGCGCTGGGGTGTTTTGCTCGCTGGTATCGGGGTCTTTTTGACATTCCCGTGATAGGGATTACGGGCAGCACGGGCAAAACCACCACCAAAGAGATGACTGCTGCCGCTCTCAGCGCACGCCACACGGTTCTCAAGTCTCCGCAGAACCTGAATAACGAGATAGGTTTACCTCTGACGATTTCGCAGCTGGAGAGGCACCACACCGTGGCGGTGCTGGAGATGGCAATGCGAGGCAGGGGACAAATTGACTGGCTGGCAAACATTGCACGTCCTTCCATTGGCGTGATTACCAACATCGGGTGGGCGCACCTTGAGCTGCTTGGCTCAAGGGATAACATTGCCCTGGCAAAATCGGAAATTCTGTACCGTCTCCCCGAAGACGGTGTGGCTGTGCTGAATGCAGACGACGATTATTTTGAATTTTGCCGCCGGCAGGTGCGCTGCAGGGTGATTACATTCGGACATCGGCGCGGGGCAACAGTGCGGGCGGTAAAGCCACAGATGGAACGGGATGGTAAGGTTCGATGTATCGTGCGCTACGGGCGAGAGATCTCGCCGCTACAAGTTCCCGTGCCCGGTTTGCATCACTTGAGCAATGCGCTGGCAGCCCTCGCCTGCGCAGTGGCGGTGGGTGTTCCGCTTGCGGAAGCTACCGTCTATTTGCAGCAAATGCAGGCAGTGGAACAGCGGATGCAGGTGTGTCGGACAGCCAAGCAGATAACCGTGCTCGATGACACCTACAATGCTAATCCAGCGTCAGTCAAAGCAGCTTTACACACGATGGAGCGGATGGCAAACGGCTGCAGGCGGATAGTGGTTTTGGGAGATATGCTGGAGTTGGGCGAAGAAGCCCCCCAACTGCACCGTGAGGTCGGTCAGGAAGCGGCTCGGATTGGCGCGCAGGTGATTGTGGCGGTGGGTGAGATGGCAGAGGAGATCGTTCGTGGTGCAAAATCGGCAGGAAACCCCTCGGTGTGTTTGACTTTCAGCGACAGCAACGCCGCAGCGGAAAACATTCTTCGCTATCTGCAGCCGGGTGACATGGTGCTGGTGAAAGGTTCACGCGCTCTTCACATGGAGCTGGTCGTGAAAGCCATTTCCGAGGACTGTTAACATGCTCTGGTTCTGGGTGGCATTTAGCTTTGCGCTGGTGGTCGTGCTGGCGATGGGCGAGCCGACTCTGCGTGTGCTGGTGTCTGTCAAGGCTGGTCAGGCTATTCGCGAGGATGCACCGGAGCGTCACCGCACCAAAGCGGGAACGCCGACAATGGGCGGTGTGCTGATAGTAACCGGTCTGGTGATAGGAGTATTGTTGACACTGGGGATACAAGCTGCCCTTTCTCAACAAACGCTCACCAGAGCATGGGACCCGGCGGCTTTTTGTACTACTGTGCTGGCCTTCGCGGGGATTGGCTTGCTGGATGACTACCTGATTATCCGGCGTGGTAAGAATCTGGGCTTAAAGGCGCGTCAGAAGCTATTGATGCAGTGTGCTGTAGCGCTTGCTTTTGCGGCATACCTCTTTGTCAACGCCGAGATCGGTGTGACCACAGTGCTCCAGGCTGGCGAATGGCGCGTGGACCTGGGCGGCTGGTATTATCCTCTGGCGGTGTTGTTTATCGTCGCTTTGTCGAACGCGGTAAACCTTGCCGATGGGCTGGATGGTCTGGCAGCGGGGTTATCGCTGATTGCGGCATGTGCGCTGGGCAGTGTCGCTGGTTTACGCGACCCCTCGTGGGTGCTGCAAGGTGCGGGGGCATTAGGTGGAGCATGTGCGGGCTTTTTGAACTTTAACCGCTATCCGGCTCGGGTATTCATGGGAGATACCGGCTCGCTGGCATTGGGGGCCGCCCTGGCGCTGGTTGCCATCTTTGCCAAGGCGGAGTTGATTGCCATGGTAGTGCTAATGGTCTTCTGGATAGAAATGCTATCGGTGATACTGCAGGTCATTTCGTTTCAGACGACAGGCAAGCGGATATTCCGAATGTCTCCACTGCACCACCACTTCGAGTTACTGGGGATGCACGAGACTCGTGTGGTCATGATGTTCTGGATAGCGGGCATTGTCAGCGGTGCCGCGGGTTATGTGCTCGCACGGGTGAGTATATGAAACACACGCAGTGGCGAAACAAACGCATACTGGTGGTGGGTATCGGGCGGAGCGGTTACGACGTGGCTCGGGTACTGCACCAGCTGGGGGCATCTGTTACCGCCTGTGATGCCCGGTTCCCTGAACTGGCAAACCGTCTGGCAGAGCAGGGAGTACAGGTTTTGACCGGCTGGCAGGGGGGCTTGCCAGGGAAGGCTTATGACCTCGTGATAACCAGCCCGGGAGTTCCTCAATGGGCTGAGGTGTTGCAGGATGCGGTCAGGAAGGACATCCCCGTCTGGTCGGAGGTGGAGTTCGCCTTCCATCTGAGCGAGGCTCCGATAGTTGCCGTGACTGGAACCAACGGTAAAAGCACCACTGCGGCACTGGTCGCACACATTCTTCACACAGCAGGCTATCGCTCGATATTGTGCGGTAACATCGCCGCCGACGGGATGGAGCGTACCCTGACCGACGCCGCTTCACAGGCAGAGCCCGAGGATATCCTGGTTGCCGAGGTCAGCAGTTTTCAACTGGAGTGGGTGCATGAGTTCCGTCCTGTTGTCGGAGTATGGACGACTCTGTCACCCGACCACCTGGACCGCCACGGTTCCCTCGAAGAGTATGGCAAAGTCAAGGCGAGACTGTTTCGTCGCCAAACGGGGACGGATTTTGCCGTTATCCCCGGCGACGATGACTTCATCTGCAGTCTGGTGAAAACAACGGCAAAATATATCTATTTTTCTCATCAGAACATAGATAAAAATGGGTGCTTCGTGGTCTGGTGTGATGCAGATGGGGTATACTTCAGGAAAGGGGAAGGGGTCAACCGCCTCGCTTCTATCGGACGATACCGACTGTACGGTGAGCACAACCGACGTAACCTGGCAGCGGCGGTTGCTGCTTGCCTCCCCTGGAACATCGCGGGAGAACGGCTGGAGGAAGCCATAGCCACCTTCCGCCCGCTACCCCATCGCATGGAATGGGTGGCGGAAATCGATGGGGTGCAGTACATCAACAACTCCATGTGCACTAATCTGCAAGCGGTTGAGGAAAGTCTGAGAACCGTACCCTCACCGGTCGTGCTCATTATGGGGGGCGTGGATAAAAGCGGTACTCCTTTTGGCAACCTTGTGCCGCTTTTGCAACAGAAGGCGCGAGGCGTGGTGCTTATCGGAGCAGACGCGCAGAACATCGAGGAGAAGCTCCGCACGGCGGGGTGGGAACGTATCGTTCGGTGCGACGGTCTGGAAGAGGCGGTTTTACGCGCCCGTGACCTTGCCCATCGGGGTGACTGCATCATGTTGTCGCCCGGATGCGCGAGCTTTGACATGTTTGTCAATTTTCAGGAACGGGGGAACGCCTTTCGCCGCATCGTGCATCGGCTGGAGGGAGAGGGAAACGATGAGTGATGTACACCGCGCCAGGGAGGACAGACTGCTTGCTTGGGCGGTTTTCGCGCTGGTGATTGTGGGATTGATTGTGGTATACGACGCCAGTTTTCCGAAGCAAGGCTCCTCGCAACTGTTGAAACAGTCTATTTGGGCTGGGGTAGGTCTGCTGGCGTATGCGGTTGGCAGGCGTGTTTCCCTCACTTTCCTGCACAAAGCCGCGGTGCCCGTGTTTATCTTATCCCTGGGGCTGATGATGGCGGTGCTGACCCCCCTCGGCGTGGAACGCAATGGGGCACTTCGCTGGCTCAAACTGGGACAGATTGGCGCTTTTGAGGTTCTGGTACAGCCTTCCGAGCTCGGCAAAATCGCGCTGATTGTATTGCTGGCGAGTTTGCTCTGCGCACCCAACCTGATCGGTTCATGCGAAAAGACGCGCAAGCAAAACTATTTATGGGCGCTGTTCGGTATCCTGCTGGCAGCCGGGATTGTGGTGAAAGTGCAGGACGACCTGGGTACCGCGCTGGTGTTCGTTGGGATCGGAGTCGGGATGCTTTTCGCGGCGGGTCTACCTTTCCGTCGCGTCGCATTGCTGGTCGCGGTGCTGGCAGTGGTCGCCGTCATCTTCATCTTTGAGAAAGAGTATCGCCTGCAGCGCGTCATCGCGTTTACCCAGCCGTTTGCTTACATAAATACCTCGGGTTACCAGCTCGCCCACTCGCTGATGGGTATAGGCTCCGGCGGGATTTGGGGAGTGGGACTTGGAATGGGACGCGCAAAAGAGTTCCTGCCGGCGGCAGAGACTGACTTTGTGTTTACAACCGTTGCGGAAGAGACCGGTATATTCGGCAGCACCGCGATTATGGTACTGCTGGCGCTGGTATCGTGGCGGGTATTCCTTGTGGCACACAGGGCTCAAGCGATGTTTCTTCTCCTGCTGGCAAGCGGTCTGGGACTCATGATTGCATGGCAGAGCCTGTTGAATCTTTATGTGGTTACCGGCGCAGTGCCGACGACCGGTGTGCCTTTGCCGTTCATCAGCTATGGAGGTTCGTCACTGGTCAGTTTGCTATTCAGTATAGGTTTGGTTCAAAAAGTTGCAGGCAATCCGATGATGGAGCGCGTGAAAGAGGCTTCTTATGCGCGTGCTGCTGGTGGGCGGGGGAACCGGCGGTCATCTGTTTCCCGCCGTGAGTATCGCCGAGGCGTTGCGTGACGCCGGTGTCAGCGATATCGCATTTGCCGGGCGTGAGGATGGTCTGGAGGGGCGTGTTATTCCATCCATGGGATGGCGTTTCTATGCCATTCGGGCATTGCCCCTGCGGCGGTCGCTGGCTCCGGCAGCGATAGGTGCATTGTTGCGTACGGTGAGCACTGCCCGCCGCATTCTGCGCGAGTTTGCCCCCGACGTGGTGGTGGCTACTGGGGGATATGTGGCGGCAGGTGTGGTGCTGGCGCAGGCACTGCGGCGCGGCAAAATCGTGTTGCACGAGCAGAACGCCATTCCGGGACGCGCTAATCGCTGGCTGGCTCGATGGGCGCGGAGGGTGTGCATCAC is a window encoding:
- the mraY gene encoding phospho-N-acetylmuramoyl-pentapeptide-transferase, with translation MLWFWVAFSFALVVVLAMGEPTLRVLVSVKAGQAIREDAPERHRTKAGTPTMGGVLIVTGLVIGVLLTLGIQAALSQQTLTRAWDPAAFCTTVLAFAGIGLLDDYLIIRRGKNLGLKARQKLLMQCAVALAFAAYLFVNAEIGVTTVLQAGEWRVDLGGWYYPLAVLFIVALSNAVNLADGLDGLAAGLSLIAACALGSVAGLRDPSWVLQGAGALGGACAGFLNFNRYPARVFMGDTGSLALGAALALVAIFAKAELIAMVVLMVFWIEMLSVILQVISFQTTGKRIFRMSPLHHHFELLGMHETRVVMMFWIAGIVSGAAGYVLARVSI
- a CDS encoding putative lipid II flippase FtsW encodes the protein MSDVHRAREDRLLAWAVFALVIVGLIVVYDASFPKQGSSQLLKQSIWAGVGLLAYAVGRRVSLTFLHKAAVPVFILSLGLMMAVLTPLGVERNGALRWLKLGQIGAFEVLVQPSELGKIALIVLLASLLCAPNLIGSCEKTRKQNYLWALFGILLAAGIVVKVQDDLGTALVFVGIGVGMLFAAGLPFRRVALLVAVLAVVAVIFIFEKEYRLQRVIAFTQPFAYINTSGYQLAHSLMGIGSGGIWGVGLGMGRAKEFLPAAETDFVFTTVAEETGIFGSTAIMVLLALVSWRVFLVAHRAQAMFLLLLASGLGLMIAWQSLLNLYVVTGAVPTTGVPLPFISYGGSSLVSLLFSIGLVQKVAGNPMMERVKEASYARAAGGRGNRRSSVSRREYRRGVA
- a CDS encoding UDP-N-acetylmuramoyl-L-alanyl-D-glutamate--2,6-diaminopimelate ligase, which codes for MPRVLLSELIELLPEVRLSGASDIQVWVTDVACDSRKVKPGALFVAIPGQQFDGHDFVPDAVARGAVAVVVEHPVEVTSVPVLQVPHAREALALLANGFYGFPSRRLLLVGVTGTNGKTTTTHLIAHVLRTSGLSTGSMGTLGAVLDGVGEVPISHTTPEAPDIQYVLYTAVQNGVKAVAMEVSSHALHQHRTLGLEFDVAVFTNLTQDHLDYHKTMENYAASKRRLFVDYPPRSTKHAHVVFNLDDPTGRQWYEESVYDRWGYGVSSPDACVRASEVRLFPDGVEMRVVTPEGEHHVRVPLGGAFQVYNILAAITASLALSLSPDTVVNALRDVPQVPGRFEIVSNRRGITVIVDYAHTPDALENLLRSARALQPRRLITVFGCGGNRDRSKRPRMGAIASELSDLCVVTSDNPRNEPPEAIIDEILQGIRQREDVRVEPDRRRAIALAIESAQAGDMVVIAGKGHETVQIVGDQRIPFDDRQVAREMLEG
- the murF gene encoding UDP-N-acetylmuramoyl-tripeptide--D-alanyl-D-alanine ligase: MEPITLDTIAKAIGGVLTGERTALVKGIGIDSRTIEAGHLFFAIPGERTDGHQYVRMSAERGAVGAVVSRPVDAPQGFPLIYVADTVWALGCFARWYRGLFDIPVIGITGSTGKTTTKEMTAAALSARHTVLKSPQNLNNEIGLPLTISQLERHHTVAVLEMAMRGRGQIDWLANIARPSIGVITNIGWAHLELLGSRDNIALAKSEILYRLPEDGVAVLNADDDYFEFCRRQVRCRVITFGHRRGATVRAVKPQMERDGKVRCIVRYGREISPLQVPVPGLHHLSNALAALACAVAVGVPLAEATVYLQQMQAVEQRMQVCRTAKQITVLDDTYNANPASVKAALHTMERMANGCRRIVVLGDMLELGEEAPQLHREVGQEAARIGAQVIVAVGEMAEEIVRGAKSAGNPSVCLTFSDSNAAAENILRYLQPGDMVLVKGSRALHMELVVKAISEDC
- the murD gene encoding UDP-N-acetylmuramoyl-L-alanine--D-glutamate ligase, with amino-acid sequence MKHTQWRNKRILVVGIGRSGYDVARVLHQLGASVTACDARFPELANRLAEQGVQVLTGWQGGLPGKAYDLVITSPGVPQWAEVLQDAVRKDIPVWSEVEFAFHLSEAPIVAVTGTNGKSTTAALVAHILHTAGYRSILCGNIAADGMERTLTDAASQAEPEDILVAEVSSFQLEWVHEFRPVVGVWTTLSPDHLDRHGSLEEYGKVKARLFRRQTGTDFAVIPGDDDFICSLVKTTAKYIYFSHQNIDKNGCFVVWCDADGVYFRKGEGVNRLASIGRYRLYGEHNRRNLAAAVAACLPWNIAGERLEEAIATFRPLPHRMEWVAEIDGVQYINNSMCTNLQAVEESLRTVPSPVVLIMGGVDKSGTPFGNLVPLLQQKARGVVLIGADAQNIEEKLRTAGWERIVRCDGLEEAVLRARDLAHRGDCIMLSPGCASFDMFVNFQERGNAFRRIVHRLEGEGNDE